A genomic window from Labrus bergylta chromosome 7, fLabBer1.1, whole genome shotgun sequence includes:
- the sv2 gene encoding synaptic vesicle glycoprotein 2B codes for MSRHVQAGDAEAREPLLSLRYEDLKEDSDEGVIIFERSTSSFKSDSVGGSQKRLKYEEAVDAAGFGVFHYALLVVCGWANASDAVEILCVSFLLPTARCDLHLDSSDMGLLTSSIFLGMMFGGYMWGYLADQRGRRKVLVLSLTVNGIFGGLSSMAPWFSVFLVLRFISGIGVGGSIPVIFSYFSEFMPRLKRGTMISALATFWMAGNILAAGLAWAVIPTNWTDFLGFMDFQGWRLFVMLCSVPSLTSALFFLLLLPESPKFLMEAGREKEALRVFKQMFKLNMRGKEKDFTVLGLCINPRRDPDETRTLGKGRLTWAIKKALLPIKQMFQGSLKVRSFVLLIVFFCISFGYYGLWMWFPELFARLESGGSPCRNMSLPRPMQNQSCYPVKTAVYMEGFIIAASNLPGNLFTILMMESTGGKVLLSCSLLVSSLSVFLIYVVQTKYQSLILSCVFSGVSVVAWNALDVVGTELYPTHLRSSALGFFTGVGRVAAIMGNIVFGKLVDTNCSVPILLVSAMLLTGGLVALLLPKTKQMDLT; via the exons ATGTCTCGTCACGTGCAAGCCGGAGACGCTGAAGCGCGAGAGCCTCTTCTTAGCCTTCGCTACGAGGACCTGAAGGAGGACTCTGATGAAG GTGTTATCATTTTCGAAAGGAGCACATCAAGCTTCAAAAGTGATTCTGTTGGGGGTTCACAGAAGAGACTCAAATATGAAGAAGCAGTAGACGCAGCAG GTTTCGGTGTGTTTCACTATGCACTGCTGGTGGTGTGTGGATGGGCCAATGCCAGTGACGCCGTGGagattctctgtgtgtcttttctgCTGCCAACAGCACGTTGTGATCTGCATCTGGACTCTTCAGACATGGGCCTGCTGACTTCCAGCATTTttcttg GAATGATGTTTGGCGGCTACATGTGGGGATACTTAGCTGACCAGAGGGGGCGCCGCAAGGTTTTGGTTCTGTCCCTGACAGTCAACGGGATATTTGGAGGTCTGTCCAGCATGGCTCCATGGTTCTCAGTCTTCCTAGTGCTGCGGTTCATCAGCGGCATCGG GGTTGGAGGTTCGATCCCTGTTATCTTCTCCTACTTCTCAGAGTTTATGCCCAGACTGAAGAGAGGCACAATGATCAGCGCTCTAGCTACCTTCTGGATGGCAGGAAACATATTGGCTGCAG GTCTGGCTTGGGCGGTAATCCCAACAAACTGGACGGACTTTTTGGGATTCATGGACTTTCAGGGCTGGAGATTGTTTGTGATGCTCTGCTCCGTTCCAAGCCTCACCTCggccctcttcttcctgctgcttCTGCCCGAGAGCCCCAAGTTCCTCATGGAG GCTGGTCGGGAGAAAGAGGCGCTCCGAGTCTTCAAACAGATGTTTAAGCTGAACATGCGCGGGAAAGAAAAGGATTTTACG GTCCTTGGTTTGTGCATCAACCCCAGGAGAGATCCAGACGAGACAAGAACGCTGGGTAAAGGAAGACTGACCTGGGCAATAAAAAAG GCCTTGCTGCCCATTAAACAGATGTTTCAGGGTTCACTCAAAGTCAGGAGCTTTGTTCTGCTCATCGTTTTCTTCTGCATCTCCTTCGG ttaCTACGGGCTGTGGATGTGGTTCCCCGAGCTGTTTGCGAGACTTGAAAGCGGCGgctccccctgcaggaacaTGTCGCTTCCACGTCCAATGCAAAACCAAAGCTGTTATCCGGTAAAGACAGCAG TGTACATGGAGGGCTTCATCATCGCTGCGTCAAACTTACCAGGAAACCTCTTCACCATTCTGATGATGGAGAGCACAGGAGGAAAGGTTCTGCTCT CCTGCAGCTTGCTGGTTTCCAGTCTGAGCGTCTTCCTCATCTATGTGGTCCAGACCAAGTACCAGAGTCTGATCCTGTCCTGTGTCTTCAGTGGCGTGTCAGTGGTGGCCTGGAACGCTCTGGACGTGGTGGGAACAGAGCTCTACCCCACACATCTACG GTCCTCTGCTCTTGGCTTCTTCACCGGAGTGGGCAGGGTGGCGGCAATCATGGGTAACATAGTCTTCGGAAAGCTGGTGGACACAAACTGTTCAGTGCCGATCCTGCTGGTGTCAGCGATGCTTCTGACCGGAGGGCTGGTGGCTCTGCTGCTCCCGAAAACCAAGCAGATGGATCTCACCTGA
- the snx1a gene encoding sorting nexin-1a, giving the protein MATSSERSPPPFPDSEDQDVLDSEEVGGRDSDEDDGEDLFMSTSNPPLIEMDPTLPTTSQPTDVLMEPPTDIMNDPLIEPVSSQTEKKESEVVSEPSDDFVDLTNNITDSPTDYPDESVEVKIADADAAKYSTEIPLDEPSEEFVDIFGSDTEAPREEVVVDDMESVETAMEKSEVTSGVIDLLVDGNTESDAEQEAEETPTAPVIDLSVDLQASNTQQAPSRVTFVDPLVDLLSDAPPAAEAPKPGPATIDLFEDEGSDLFTEPRQTKSAKQPQKSLFGETDEDLFSEPLGATSKKTVIKEQKEKSVTTKAAGDSSNIGGPLLDRSPAEPADIFTEEAVTTVPSTTITNTNGVHSEVEPDIFAEATVELSLDSPRGERKKDVTAKPSVSAPSLSAAASLAKPQSASLEELEEEEEEEQEDKFDICISVKDPEKIGDGMNAYMAYKVATQTTMAMFRNKNLTVRRRFSDFLGLYEKLSEKHGPNGLIVPPPPEKSILGMTKVKVGKEDSSSADFVERRRGALERYLQRVVNHPSLIQDPDVREFLEREELPRAVSTQALSGAGFLKMITKATDAVSKMTIKMNESDVWFEEKLQEVESADQQFRKLHALVESLVVHRKELSLNTASFAKSTAMLGSAEDNTALSRALSQLAEVEDKMEQLHQDQAANDTFNFAEVMADYIRLLGAVRGSFDHRMKAWQRWQDAQAALQKKRETEAKLLWANKPDKLQLAKEEIAEWEAKVTQYERDFDRVTATVRKEVVRFEKEKAKNFKRQIVKYLESLLQSQQQLIKYWEAFLPEAKAIA; this is encoded by the exons atggCGACCAGCTCGGAGCGCAGTCCTCCTCCGTTCCCGGACTCCGAGGACCAAGATGTGCTGGACTCCGAGGAGGTCGGAGGCCGAGACAGTGATGAGGACGACGGGGAGGACCTCTTTATGAGCACG AGCAACCCTCCACTAATCGAAATGGACCCCACACTGCCAACCACCAGCCAGCCCACTGATGTTTTAATGGAGCCCCCCACTGACATCATGAATGACCCTTTAATTGAGCCCGTCAGCagccaaacagagaaaaaagagagcgaaGTTGTCAGCGAACCCTCAGATGATTTTGTTGACCTGACAAACAACATTACCGACTCTCCTACCGACTACCCTGATGAGTCAGTTGAAGTTAAAATTGCAGATGCAGATGCAGCAAAATACTCAACTGAAATCCCTTTAGATGAACCCTCAGAAGAATTCGTCGACATATTTGGAAGTGATACTGAAGCACCCCGAGAGGAAGTTGTGGTAGATGATATGGAGTCGGTAGAAACGGCAATGGAAAAAAGTGAAGTGACCAGCGGTGTAATAGATCTACTTGTTGACGGAAACACAGAAAGTGATGCTGAACAGGAAGCAGAAGAAACTCCCACTGCTCCAGTTATCGACCTCAGTGTTGATTTGCAAGCCTCTAACACACAACAGGCACCTAGCAGGGTCACATTTGTTGACCCTTTGGTTGACCTTCTAAGTGATGCTCCACCTGCTGCTGAAGCCCCAAAACCAGGCCCTGCGACAATAGATCTGTTTGAAGATGAGGGGAGTGATTTGTTTACAGAACCACGGCAGACTAAATCAGCCAAGCAGCCACAGAAAAGCCTCTTTGGTGAAACTGATGAGGATCTGTTCAGTGAGCCGCTGGGTGCCACCTCAAAGAAAACCGTCATCAAAGAGcagaaggagaagtctgtcaCAACCAAAGCTGCTGGGGACAGTAGCAACATAGGTGGGCCTCTGCTAGACCGCAGTCCCGCAGAACCTGCTGATATTTTCACTGAGGAGGCTGTCACAACAGTGCCCAGCACCACTATCACCAACACTAACGGAGTCCACTCTGAAGTGGAGCCAGATATTTTTGCAG AAGCCACAGTGGAGCTTTCCCTTGACAGTCCtcggggagagagaaagaaggatgTGACAGCCAAACCGTCTGTATCCGCCCCTTCCCTGTCAGCTGCTGCCAGCCTGGCCAAGCCGCAGTCTGCTTCCCTGGAGGAG ttggaggaagaggaagaagaagagcaggaggatAAATTTGACATCTGTATCTCTGTCAAAGACCCTGAAAAAATAG GGGATGGAATGAATGCCTACATGGCTTACAAAGTAGCCACACAG ACCACAATGGCAATGTTCCGCAACAAGAATTTGACGGTGAGGCGACGTTTCAGCGACTTCCTCGGCCTCTATGAGAAGCTTTCTGAAAAACATGGACCGAATGGTTTAATTGTGCCTCCTCCACCAGAGAAAAGCATCCTGG GTATGACTAAGGTGAAGGTGGGAAAGGAAGATTCCTCATCTGCAGACTTTGTCGAGAGAAGAAGAGGCGCCTTGGAGAG GTATCTCCAGAGGGTGGTTAATCACCCATCACTTATCCAAGATCCAGATGTCAGAGAGTttctggagagagaagaa TTGCCAAGAGCTGTGAGCACCCAGGCTCTGAGCGGGGCCGGCTTCCTGAAAATGATCACCAAAGCAACAGATGCTGTCAGTAAAATGACCATCAAGATGAATGAGTCAGACGTG tgGTTTGAGGAGAAGCTGCAGGAGGTGGAGTCTGCAGACCAACAGTTCAGGAAACTCCACGCGCTGGTGGAATCTCTGGTCGTCCACAGGAAAG AGCTGTCGTTAAATACAGCCAGCTTTGCCAAAAGCACGGCCATGCTGGGCAGCGCGGAGGACAACACCGCTCTGTCCCGAGCTCTCTCTCAGCTGGCTGAGGTGGAGGACAAGATGGAGCAGCTGCACCAGGATCAGGCCGCCAACGACACCTTCAACTTTGCAGAAGTCATGGCAGATTATATCCGCCTGCTCGGAGCCGTGAGG GGGTCGTTTGATCACCGGATGAAGGCGTGGCAGCGCTGGCAGGATGCTCAGGCTGCGctgcagaagaagagggagaCCGAGGCCAAACTGCTGTGGGCCAACAAGCCGGACAAACTGCAGCTGGCCAAAGAGGAGATCGCCGAG tgGGAGGCCAAAGTGACGCAGTATGAGAGAGACTTCGACAGAGTTACTGCTACTGTACGCAAGGAAGTCGTCCGCTTTGAG AAAGAAAAGGCCAAGAATTTCAAAAGACAGATCGTTAAGTACTTGGAGTCTCTGCTTCAGTCTCAGCAACAG CTGATAAAATACTGGGAGGCTTTCTTACCAGAAGCGAAAGCAATCGCCTAA